The nucleotide sequence TAAGCTCCGTGCCTATGAGGAGTTGATCTCCTTGCTGTATGACACGCCCGGTCAGCACGGCCCCGACGTTCAACTGTCTCCCCACTTCCAGCGGGTCGGTCTGTTTGCCTCGATAATTAAAAACGGTTCCACGCGCCATCACTTTCAGGCGCGTTAGCTGCGACAGGCTGTTGATGAGGGCTTCTGTGATCCCGTCGCTGAGATACTCCATCTGGGCGTCTGCGCTGCTGTTGTCGAATGGAAGGATTGCTATGGATTGAATTGCTTGCTTTGCCTTTCGTTTTGCGGGCTTGCTACTTTGAATGGTTCGTAAGAAAAGCAGGATGTCTTGAGCAGCTTGAAAACGTTGATCCGGATCTTTTTCCAGGCAATGTAGGATCAATTGCGACAGCTCTGATGAAATTCCTTTTGGAGCGGGAGCCGGACTATGCAAAATTGCCGATATTGTTTCTGCTGCGGTTTGCCGGGAAAAGGGAGAATGTCCCAAGCTCATTTCGTATAAGATGCATCCAAACGAGAAAATATCGGTCCGTGAATCGAGGGGTTGACCGCGCAGTTGCTCGGGCGACATATAGGCAACGGTTCCCGCAATGACCCCCGTACTGGTTACTTCCTGTGAAACGCTTGCGTCCGTCTTATGCCAGCGTGCCAGACCAAAATCGAGGATTTTTACGATTCCGGTTGATGTGTAAAAAATATTCTGGGGCTTTAAGTCGCGGTGAATAATCCCGGCAGAATGAGCACACCGGAGTGCTTCTGCGATAGAGACCGTAATTTCCAGGATCTTTTGTTGCGTTAATGTGCCTCGCTCGATGTAGGTTCTCAGTGTCTCTCCCTGAAGCAGTTCCATGACAACGAACGGTGTGTTCTCATGAATTCCAACATCAAAGATCGTCACAATGTTGGGATGGCTCAACGCGGCAAGCGCGCGGGCCTCCTGTTGAAACCGGCGGGTGGCGTCAGGATTGAGAATAAGATTCTCCGGCAAAATCTTGATGGCAACGTTCCTTCCGAGACGTTCATCTTCACCGCGATAGACTTCTCCCATTCCTCCTTTTGCGAGGAAATCCAGAATTTTATAAGGGCCGATTTGTGTGTCAGGGGAAAAGCTCATCTGATGTATACATTTTAACTGATATACTTTCAAAAAATTGATCTGCAATGCGAATCGATCGCCGCACATTATTAAAGCTATTCCCGGCATCTTTGTTTTGGCGTAGTGCGGGCGACTCGCCCGCAGAATTAGCTCGCGGGCGGGCCCCCCGCACCACACCGCTTAGGAAACGCGCGCGGGATCTCGGCATCAGAATCGGCAGCATGCAACCGGGCATGTGGAACGCGATCACAGACGTCCCGGGAGTTCGAGTGGGCCACTCAACGCTGATTCAAGGACAATCCATTCGCACCGGGGTAACTGTTGTCGTGCCACATGACAAAATTCTTGAGGAATACATTCCCTTCGGCTTTCACATCTTAAACGGAAACGGCGAAGTGAGCGGACTCATCCAGGGTTCTTCACTTGGCATTCTTGCTTCCCCGGTTTGCCTTACAAACACATCAAGTGTTGGAATGGTTTACGATGCTTTGCTCTCACAAATGCCTGACAAACAGATCGTTCCGATCGTGGGAGAGACCTGGGATGCGTATTTGAACGATATTGAAGGTCGCCACGTTCACAAGGAACACGTTTGGGATGCATGGAAGAACGCAAGATCCGGACCGGTTACGGAAGGAAATGTCGGAGGTGGGACTGGCATGATCTGTTATGAATTTAAAGGTGGCATCGGAACTGCATCCCGCCGGCTGCCTGATCCATGGAGTGGTTACACGGTGGGCGCCCTGGTTCAGGCAAATCATGGTAGTCGCGAACACTTGCGCATCGATGGTGTTCCGGTCGGAGAAGAGATTCATGATCTTCGTCCTGTACCTGATGAAGCGTCTTTTCTAAATTCCATTCTCATTGTGATCGCTACAGATGCTCCTCTTTTGGATTACCAGCTGAATCGAATTGCTCGAAGAGGCGGAATGGGACTCGCAAAGTCCGGCAGCATCGCCAGTAATAGCAGTGGAGATTTTATTGTGGCGT is from bacterium and encodes:
- a CDS encoding P1 family peptidase codes for the protein MRIDRRTLLKLFPASLFWRSAGDSPAELARGRAPRTTPLRKRARDLGIRIGSMQPGMWNAITDVPGVRVGHSTLIQGQSIRTGVTVVVPHDKILEEYIPFGFHILNGNGEVSGLIQGSSLGILASPVCLTNTSSVGMVYDALLSQMPDKQIVPIVGETWDAYLNDIEGRHVHKEHVWDAWKNARSGPVTEGNVGGGTGMICYEFKGGIGTASRRLPDPWSGYTVGALVQANHGSREHLRIDGVPVGEEIHDLRPVPDEASFLNSILIVIATDAPLLDYQLNRIARRGGMGLAKSGSIASNSSGDFIVAFSTTNRIKASEFWKGSTYTLQSIEQYDIQPLFEAAAEATEEAIINALFMAGDLEGYKGHKVFALPIDRTLKIMERHHRLFRSEERKVASV